aaaggaaCACATCACTCATAAGGGGATAGATGTAATTTAGTCAAATCACAAGGTTGATTTTGTAATTTGGCCAAGGCACGAGGGAGGAAGATATAATAAATTTGTAAAATAAAGTACATATGCACCTCCTATTGCTTGAGGGATAAATTTATGAGGATTTATGAGTACTAGATCTTATGTACACTGACACTGGATAGGCTATCACATTTGGATAAATGATATTGATGCACAACCTATGGCTTCAAAATTAATACATAATcccctcatgatttggattaaagtattAAAGTGACGGATATGGTTATTCGTAACGGAACTTTTAAAAATGTCGAAAATTATGTTATtgctttaccatataacccccttatgattttcaaaatatacacataactctccttggttaataaataattttcactttacataagtgtattttttatattttaggtgACTCCACTACAAATAATCATTTTCGTCaatttgacactttaattcaaatcatgagagaattatgtatagttttttaAACCATAGGGGAATTATGTTAAAAAAACTAAACCACAGggaggtaaagtgtaatttgtcctattttcttttatttatatatttgatATCCTAAATTCACAAACATACTTGTATGTTATATAAAGGTTTTCTTTATTTCATAACCTTTTTTCTAAATGTTTTTGCTAGCAAGAAGAGGTGAGAATTACGGAGCGAGGAGGGAATAGTGAGATTTGAATACAAGACCTTTAATTTCTGAAACCTCAAATCTCTATTTTGCCACCTAAGAATATATGATCAGCACATAAATAAAGGGTAAATTACACAAACTTGCTTGTAGATTCACAAATTGCCACAAAACTCtttaacattttaaaatatcTACAAAACTCCCTATGATTTCAagcaaagtgaaaatttgatagAAAATAACCCCCATAAAGTCTTTAGTTGAAATATCAGTATTGTTCTTGTTTAGGTATTAAATTGACAATGGCATGAGCATTTTTCCATAAAATCATATGAGAATTTCGTCAATAAATGCAAAACTTACAACCGTTAAAGTGGATATTTATGTAAATTATAAAGGTTTAGACGAATATTATGATTTTGTCATGCACATTTTTTTGAGCACATCTAGATGAGTCACCGTAATAGTTGGTATTTTTGTCTATTTTCTACTTCACATAAAATTATAGGAGATCATGTAGGTATTTTAAAACCTTAAAAAGGAATATGTAGCAATATGAAAAATCACAGTGGAGTTAAGTGTAATTTACACAAAAATATAGATGGACTAACTCTCACCTTAGAGCCTTCATAAAAACCGTCGAGATAAATAGCGGCGGAGGAGGGTGAACAGACCGGGTTGAATGAAAAAGTGGCGAGGATGAAGAGGAGAAAGATCAGCAGGCCATCAGACTTCAAAATCCCTGTTGATGTAGTCTTCGATGTGCTCAAAAGACTTCCAGCAAAGTCGCTCATGCGATTCAAAGCGGTCTCTAAGGCATGGCATTGCCTAATCTGCGATCCCTACTTTGCAGAATCTCACCGTGATTATTCTCATATTAGGCCTGATGCCTCCTATTTTCTATTTGGATTCGTTCAAATACTATTGTCCCAACAAATCTTAATGAATGCTTTTCCTCCCAAATTCCTACTCATGCTTTCCAAAATTATGTGCTTTGCACCGAAATTGTGCATGGCCTTGTCTGTTTGTTAGAGAAGAAAATTCTGCAGCCTCACGTCCTCAATCTCACCACAGGGGAGAAGATGGCTCTTCCATGGACACCGTTGAGCGCTGTAAACAGATACGAAACTGTTAGCCGTTCTTATGCCATGGGTTTTGATCCATCTACCAAGAAATATGTAGTCATCTTCATacttaaaaataaagaaaatttaaataagGAGTGTAGGATCCTTGCCTTGGGAGCCCCATCATGGAGGAAAATACACGAGTTACCAATTTGGGGACTTTCTCAAAGGAATATATACGCTAATGGAACCATATATTGGATGGATGAATTAGCCATGAATGGTAGAAAAGGTATTCACTGTTTCAGTGTTGCTGGGGAGAAATTTGAAGTACTTTTTGGACCTGAAGGTGTCAAAAGCACAGGGCAATTAGCACAAGTTAGAGGGTGTTTGGCTTTTTTATGCCTGAAAGATGCTTCTTCAGGAATGTGTGACCTCTGGAGAATGGACAGGAATAAGAACAAAGTCTGGACCAAGACcacaattcaaatcaaattgtGGGACTCTCCTCCTGTTATGcttgaaattaaaattattgGCTCCACAAAAAGAGGTGAAATCTTAATTACAGTTGGTAGCAAGTGGTCACCTAggagcaaattaattgtttatgATTTGGAAACTGGAAAATTTAGGACTACTTGGATCACCTGTCCATCGCATCCTAAGGGCAAAGTTTGAGACCTGATTTTCTTAGTTTCTCATGCTTCTGCGGGCGATCATGTGGAAAACATTCTTCCCCTGGAGACTTGCAAGGGAAAGAAGAACAGAAAAGAACAAATCAGCTTAAAATGTGTATCAAGTTCACTATTTGACGGTTATGTTCAATATTAATGCGCAGAGTCATACGTGCAATGATTGTAACAGTGATGAATTTTCTCTAGTGTTGGGGTTTATTTTACTGTTAGATTCCGTGATTCTACAGATATTCTGTGATTTGGCTAGCTTCTATATAGTATAGTTTTGAATGATATGTATTTTACCTCAAAAAAGAGAATGCAAGTTTTTTCTGGAATGACTTTCTTGCAAATTTGGTGTCTGGATATTACTGGATAACTGTTACtcatctttctttcttgtttttactGGGAAAATCTGCAACTATTGTTGACTCAGgtatttgaaatttcaaaatctCAGTGACCATCTCTCATGCAGTGGCGAGGTTCCAATTTTGAAGATGACATGTTTCAGCTGACAAATTTAACAAGTTCGGGTGGCAGTAGTACTGAAATTTCACTTGCATCAAAGTATTCCAATCCATGATCCACATATTGAAACATCGTGTAGTTTAATAAGAGTAGCCTTGGTTCTTGAGTTACAAAGAGAAAATGATAATGTGCCTTTAGAAGTGTGAGCCCCCGTAGCACAATGCAACTAATATATCTATTCTTAATCTGTGCTCATTCACTACATTGTCACTTTTCAGAACGAAAACCCGAATGATCGTCTTAAATATCTGCATTGACCAAATGCCTTTAACTGaactgccaaaaaaaaaaaaaaaaagggatttagGACTAAGCTATACGTATGTATATAAAATCACATAGTGAAATGCATATTTGACAGACATAATAATATGTGGAAGAAGAGGAGTTTTATTAATCACAAACAAAACCCTTacaatttctttaattttgcttAAACTCTTCTCAATTAAATATGATAATAAAAACCTTATGTATAGTGCACAAGGCTTGGTAATTTAGAAACCAAACAAGAAACTACTAAATATTGCTCTATACCTAGAACAAGAAAATTACTGAAATTTGACTAGAACAAGAATTTCTAAATCAACAATGGGAAACATCAAAAACTTGGTTTAATTATGCCAACATATAGgaatttccatctttctttcatATTTCTGTTTCTTAATTCGCTCACCCTTTTCCAGAAGGAAAACTAATGAATTGCGTTTCCTTTCCCATCCGGGCGATGCACTCATCAGCAGCCCGGCCGGATAAATTATTGGAAACCAAACTAAGTTCAATATAAATGGTAAGTAGCCCAGCACCATGTCCCTGAACAAAGAATTGAAGCGAAGCTGAAGACTAAATCACGGATTCTATGGGGAGATTTAAGTGGAACTGGAAGAATAAGGCTATGGAGAAGGGTAAGGGAAACGTTTCAAAGCCTCCCCAACTTCCAGAAGATGTAATCTTCAATGTGCTCAAACGGCTGCCCAACTCTAACCAACAAATACGTtatgagggtttgtttaagttagatcatacgtttccctaacatgGGACCAATCACTCGAGTCGCTACTGGTATtgaccaatcaaacaattatggatttaacCGGTTAATTTGGagtagattattaggttaattcgaatatcaaacccttgacatttaaataacaaaacaatcataagaaactaaactaaaaaacgtacaaataccaatgaataaaaaaaaataaataaaaataattcgaTCTCATAGATGTTTGGAACCCTGACTTCAAGTCaacccttgactagaaaagaagATTTAGCTACGCGTCCTCAAGGGAAATCCACAGGACTCCATTGATAacaattgcatatcatttttCTCCTCAAACTTACGAAAGATAAGAAGAATCCCTCCGTGATACTTCGAAAAGTTATCCCAAAAAATGTTGCTGGCTAACTCCTAATCGCACGGAAATCcggctttctttttttcctcgtTTCCTAATTGAAGTCTATTTCTAACTAAAAACGAATCTcctaaatagaaaaataaaccacaaaagaaaATATTCCAAGTTTCCTAATTGAACCATAAAACTAATAATGAGAATTCAAGTCTTCCAAATATTCCTCTAAAGTTGCCCAGAGTTTGAATCGAATTTGGAAATGGGCCCCGAACATGTGAATCCCAAATCCTTCAACCTTGACAACCAATTTGCAGAAAATCACTCATTTTTAGGAACTTTCACTCCAACACCCTACAATTAGTACAagtaaccaaatataagtagaatccatcaattaaaaaaatatctggttaaaataaagggaaaaaatcataaattaaataacaattttgcACCCTATTAGTGCTGGAATTGATTTAAATCAACTAACAGTCTCGTATActttttccatattttcttttatGAGAGGTTTGCCGTTAGAGTCACTTAAGATTGGTTTGTCTTCCTTtcctcctccatttgttacttACATTGTAATTTCTATAAATGGCAAATTCATGGAACAATTCCGTCTAATTCAAAGTTCTTTCCTCCCTCTAATAGCATTCGATATAGGTTTTGGTTATATGACATTAGAAGTTTGTTTTAGAAACAATTCTTGCCTTTGTACTTTCTCGTAAGCAAAGAAAATTAGCCGATACAGGTATGCTGGATATCGTGATGATAATCGATAAAACAAACTGGATTCCTAACTTTTTAAGTCATCGACCCTGAATTGGCCAACATTTGATATACGTCAATAACAAAACACAACTTTTGATCCTCAATATTTGATCTGTGTGCCAAATTGGTGCCTTATATTTCAGTCAAAACAAATATAGATCCCAAAATTTGTGATTGTAAGCAGATTTAGGACAATAATGGAAAACCATCTTAACTAATAGTCAACATCAAATTGGGGCTAATCAAAAGTTTTGAATTTGCATATTTAatccctaatattttaagtTTTGATCATTATGGGTCCCTTAGATTAGATTTTAAGTAGTTACAACCAGGGCTTTTAAGATGAAATGATATCTGAATTGAATTAGATATATGACAAATATGTTCCTAAATATCTATAAAATTTCATAGCACGTTGTATTAGCACAACATGATTGCAGCCTAAATAGCATATCTTTGTTAGATAAGCTATAATTTGATGACAATATgccaataataaataaaatataaaagtagtggaagaaaaagaaaattctaatTTTATAATCTAAGTATATTATAGTTACTACTACACAAATTGTTATATGTCTTGTGCATGTAGATTTCAAATTCTTGTAGTTAGCCATTATACTTAAAAAAACTATTGAAGATAAGTATCAATGTGAAggtattttaggatttttgggatctttctttggtttttttgggaaaaatcatttaaaacgtttctcacattttgtaaaatgatttttttcgtccctcacttttaaaagtgtatttttacatcccttacaaattcacattgatcaaatttgatccctacTTAGGTTTCCGCCAAATTTTTGGCTGAAATTCGTCACAtgccttgcatgtgatcatttttaggggcaaaattgtcaaattaaaatttgCATAATCCGATCTATAGTCTcttacattttacaaaatgaattgttccGTCCCTCAcacttcacaaaataaattttttaatccctcgcattttacaaaatgaatttttttatccctcattaACCTTGTGtataaaaagtttttttttaaatccatgtatatatccatttgatttcacttgaacagtacgaataacatgtaatatttttctatttgatttcacttaaacAGACTAATTGTAATTGTATACATACTAtttaatagatatatacatggatttaaatctaacaattttgttttaaattcatatatatatatttatttgattttaccacgtgaatctattcaatatttttaacctttctcttttggtaataattcatttattgagttgtgTAATGAGGCCATCTAATTAATCAGTCCTAATTCGAATTCTATAGTTATGCTAACAAATTGcagtttaaatttgaaatttttagtCACCACCTTTAAGACCAACAGTTGAATTTCTTGCCTTTtgattgtcttaaaatttgaaagtgtcaatcacttacttctttttgtcatactttttctttgtttattttttctatccaaatttaattcgatataaacacttgataatatttagaattaaatgtcttctttattttcaattttcgagtaaatgaaaataaacataaGTCAAaagctaataatttttttaaactctctggatatatctatttaatttcacttgAACAGTACGTTCAaacgaaatcaaatagagatatattatatGCTATTCGTATTGTTCATGTGAgattaaatagatatatacatgagtttaaaaaaaattattcatacaCATGATTAATGAtggatgaaaaattttattttataaaatataagggatgaaaaaattcattttgtgaaatatgagggacgaaataattcattttgtgaaatgtaacggacaaaaaaattaattttatgaaatgtgagggactatgaatcagattatgtaaattttgatttgataattttgcccttaaaaaatgatcacatatAAGACACGTGATAGATTCCGACTAAAAACTAGTCGAAAATTTagatagggactaaatttgatcaatgtgaatttgtaagggatgtaaaagtacacttttaaaagtgagggacgaaaaaagtcattttgtaaaatttgaGAGATATTTTAaacgattttttcttttttttttgaaagctttcttttattttttttttgttgtctttTCTACCAATTAAAATCCAACGTTCCAATACTTTAGCTTtaaagtatttattttaatatctaTATACCTTGATAATCATTTAATAGTTCATATAATGTGTATAAAatgtcaatttcatttcaaattcaattgatAAATTgtttaaaatgcaaaaaaaaaaaatcaacttaatTTGCCAAAACGTTATATTCCTTATAGTTTGAAAAGATATATAGTTAAGTTTATTCAAATATTGCTAGaaataaaaatactaaaaaaaaatatcaattatttattaatagtGAGAAATACTTATACACATAAATTATACCAAATTTAAGATTAACTGCAGAAAAATGAAACATATCAGATATATTTGGCATGAATAAGTGAAATAAATGTTAGAGGAGAAGTTTAATTAGAATTCTTGTTACCTATTTAATTTGCATCTCAAATCATGCTAAAACCCTTaatataataatttaaaatttaggaaaaaaataattattcaaaATCCAAACATTGAAGACCAAAATTGAAAGTTAAAATTGTTGACTAACGGCAATTCAATGTTCACCGTTAGTCATTGTTCAATTTCTATTAATTGTCTCAAATTTGcctaaactcacaaactttgggGACTAAATTTATTTTGACAGATACACTAGAGACCAATTGGACACACATGGCAAATATTGGAAACCGAAACTATAATTCTCCCCAATATTCTCGTGATCTCTTCCAATGAACGAAGAAGTTCCCTTTTTAATCCCCTTTTGTACCAGCTCTTTCCTAACCGTCtcttctatatatttttttctctaatTTCCCTTGTTAATTACGTACCCTAAAAAGAATTCTTCACTACCTCTTCAACTTTTTTCATGATCACTCAGAAATAACAAGAGagactcccccccccccccccacactaATAAAAAAAGACATAAGAGCGACGAAACATAACAACAACAAACTCAGATCCAATTACTTTGATCAtgggaaagaggaagagaaGAGGGGATTTGGAGCTTCAACTCCCGGATGATATTCTCTTGAACATATTCAAAAGAATTCCAGCAAAGCCTCTTATGCGACTCAAGTGCGTTTGTAAGtcttggaaaaccctaatttccagccCCTACCTTGCTAATTTGCACTACAAAGTCTCACAAACTCGGCCCGATGCCTCCTATCTTATATTCTATCTTAGAAAAAACTTTTCAACGATCCGATCAATCTTCCCTACAAATCTTGAAGCCGCCTTGACAGCTGGACTCCCTACTCATAACTTCCAACAATCTTCACCATGCACAGATATTGTCAATGGTCTCATCTGTTTCTTCGACCGGAAAGATTATCAACTTAAGATGCTGAATATTACCACCGGGGAAAAGGTAACGCTTCCTTATCAGCGTCCACTACAATTCCGTTATCCATCAATGTTTCTGGGATTTGATCCTCATAGGAAGGAATATAAAGTGCTCTGCACTTTGGATTTCGGCAGGCAAGTTAAGTGGAGGATTCTTACAATTGGAACGAATTTGTGGAGGACGATGGGCAACAAACCACTACTGGAGAAATTCAAGAAGGGGACAATTTGCGTGGATGGATGTATTTATTGGAAAGATG
This region of Coffea arabica cultivar ET-39 chromosome 3c, Coffea Arabica ET-39 HiFi, whole genome shotgun sequence genomic DNA includes:
- the LOC113736008 gene encoding putative F-box protein At4g38870 yields the protein MKRRKISRPSDFKIPVDVVFDVLKRLPAKSLMRFKAVSKAWHCLICDPYFAESHQKKILQPHVLNLTTGEKMALPWTPLSAVNRYETVSRSYAMGFDPSTKKYVVIFILKNKENLNKECRILALGAPSWRKIHELPIWGLSQRNIYANGTIYWMDELAMNGRKGIHCFSVAGEKFEVLFGPEGVKSTGQLAQVRGCLAFLCLKDASSGMCDLWRMDRNKNKVWTKTTIQIKLWDSPPVMLEIKIIGSTKRGEILITVGSKWSPRSKLIVYDLETGKFRTTWITCPSHPKGKV
- the LOC113736011 gene encoding putative F-box protein At5g52610 isoform X2; this translates as MGKRKRRGDLELQLPDDILLNIFKRIPAKPLMRLKCVCKSWKTLISSPYLANLHYKVSQTRPDASYLIFYLRKNFSTIRSIFPTNLEAALTAGLPTHNFQQSSPCTDIVNGLICFFDRKDYQLKMLNITTGEKVTLPYQRPLQFRYPSMFLGFDPHRKEYKVLCTLDFGRQVKWRILTIGTNLWRTMGNKPLLEKFKKGTICVDGCIYWKDELFVDGERAIQYFHVGEEKFGMVFPPKRTKRIRQVTRIGDDLAIVYRKPFCHNLLKLWIFNKEDKNWAKNVIKLPRIPVSRLKVIGTTHKTSEILMTTKLGYHDMLQLVFYDLETGNLRTSNITCPGMPSIAAGNLLSYDASAAVSNHVENIFPLEFSSQGTA
- the LOC113736011 gene encoding putative F-box protein At5g52610 isoform X1; the protein is MGKRKRRGDLELQLPDDILLNIFKRIPAKPLMRLKCVCKSWKTLISSPYLANLHYKVSQTRPDASYLIFYLRKNFSTIRSIFPTNLEAALTAGLPTHNFQQSSPCTDIVNGLICFFDRKDYQLKMLNITTGEKVTLPYQRPLQFRYPSMFLGFDPHRKEYKVLCTLDFGRQVKWRILTIGTNLWRTMGNKPLLEKFKKGTICVDGCIYWKDELFVDGERAIQYFHVGEEKFGMVFPPKRTKRIRQVTRIGDDLAIVYRKPFCHNLLKLWIFNKEDKNWAKNVIKLPRIPVSRLKVIGTTHKTSEILMTTKLGYHDMLQLVFYDLETGNLRTSNITCPGMPSIAAGNKLLRNPASGLFPSSAGSKVPNLCSLVMQSVPQRYWPNR